The genome window ATCTTGTCGAGGTCCGTTATCTTGGTCTCGATGTAACCACACTCCCTACACTTCAACTTTAACATGGCCCTGCGGATCCCCTCGCTGAGTAGAAGGGTCCTGACGTTGCTTACCTTAAGAGCTTGGAGGATCTCCTTCTCGCCGTAGGTAGCCAGACCAGTCTCCTGCCCCACGTTATAAAGGAAATTCTGGACCATTTTCCTTTCCTCATAGAACCTAACGTTCTTTATGAATTCTCGGCTCCGCTCCACGACCTCTTTGACCCCCGCACGACCCGTGTAACCCGTGTCAACTGTTGTGAGGATCTGGTCCTTGAGTTCATAGTGGAGATAGTTCCCCTTGAGAAAATCCTCCTTAGTGGGGCCCGGTCCCCCCACGATTATTCCCTTTAGATTTTGGGCGTTGAGGAATATTTCAGTTATATGTTTCCCAACCCTTGTGAAGAACTCGTTGAGATGCATATCCCGGAGTCTTTCGTACCTCCGAGCGCTCTGACCTCCCGCCCGGGTCTTTCCCGCTACCCCCGAACTAATGTGCTTAATAATGTCTGCCCTCTTCCCCTTGAGCATTGCGAAGGTGGCTGCCTTGGAGTCTAAAATCAGGATCCCGAAGGCATCCTCGGATCTCAGGAGCTCAAAGAGGGGTTTTAACATAAATTCATGTTCGCAGCGGTAGTAGTAGATACCAATGGGTTCAGGGGGAATGATCACATGGGTTTCCATTTCCCCTACTCCAAGCTGGGCGCTCGCAATGCTTCCAGCGAAAAGGACAAGGCCGGTTTCAGGTATCTTCCGATATAGCTTGAGCTGCTCCATCGCTTTGGTGAGGGCATCTTGGACGTTTTTCTTGGTTGTCTTTGACTTAATGTTTCCAGCGGTGCCCCACTCAGTGCGGAGGTCGTTCATCACTTCACTGATCTGTTTCCCTGGGGGAATATAGACCGTGATGAGCTCAGTGCCTCTGCCTTGTTTCTTCTCCAGAATTTCCAGCATTCGTTGGAACCGGAATCTCGTCAGGGAACTATTCTCTTCCTTTGACATGGGGTATTCTCCGCGAATGGTGAAATTATCTATCCTCACGTTATATGCATTACTGAGATCCATACTCAATGGAAAAATCCCGGGAACAATAAATCGCGCGCCTCTCGTTGAACATCAATCATGGGAAAGGCGGATTCTGGGTATTGATGCTTCAGAGGGTCAAGATATAGAGAAGAGGGCTAGGTCATGTATTCCATTTTTTAACAAGGTTCAAGGGCCTAGGATTTGGCTCTATATCTATGAGGATGGCTATCTCATAATAAGTGGAGATTAGTATCAGTCAGTTTTCCATGGCCATATCAGTTGTTACAAGGCTGAGGCTTTTACTGTGGTCCCAGCTTCACTGGATGGTGTAAGATAAACTACGTGGTAATCCGAGGAGCACCCTAGTTTTAGCGGACCTCAGTGCCGTTGTGCCCCCCCTCAATAGCTCTCGCGATTTCTTTGGGATTTGTGCCGTCAACAAATATAAGGGGGAGTTTAAACTTCTTGGCTCGCTTAACGGCCTTCAGATCAAAGAGGCCATATTTTCCAGGGGCTTGTACGGCGTTCTCGTTTATGATTTTTTCAAGCCCATAGTAGGTGATATGAAGGAGCTTGACTGCATCAGGGTTTAGGTTAGGGTTTCTATCATATACTCCATCAACATTCGTTGCGTTAACTATTAGTTCTGCTTTGGCGGCCTGAGCAAAGAGTACTGCCCTATAATCTGTACTAGAGCCTGGTAGATAGCCTCCACCGACAAGAATCTGGTTATCTAGGTGTCTTTTGATTTCACTCCCTCTGCGGTGTATGTGGGGATGGGCATGGGAGCCGAGAGCGGCGATGAGGAGGAGCGCATTTAGGTGGGTTGCATGAATGCCAAGGCGGTCTTGAGTGTAAGGGTCAGCGCCGAGCTCCTTCGCGAGACTGATCCAGTGCCGGGCTGATCTGCCGCCTCCGGTGACTACGATGAGCTGGTGACCTCTCTCCTTTAACTCAATGAGGG of Candidatus Bathyarchaeota archaeon contains these proteins:
- the pyrH gene encoding UMP kinase, which translates into the protein MRVSISLGGSLLAQIPDAITKYADTLIELKERGHQLIVVTGGGRSARHWISLAKELGADPYTQDRLGIHATHLNALLLIAALGSHAHPHIHRRGSEIKRHLDNQILVGGGYLPGSSTDYRAVLFAQAAKAELIVNATNVDGVYDRNPNLNPDAVKLLHITYYGLEKIINENAVQAPGKYGLFDLKAVKRAKKFKLPLIFVDGTNPKEIARAIEGGHNGTEVR
- the prf1 gene encoding peptide chain release factor aRF-1 codes for the protein MSKEENSSLTRFRFQRMLEILEKKQGRGTELITVYIPPGKQISEVMNDLRTEWGTAGNIKSKTTKKNVQDALTKAMEQLKLYRKIPETGLVLFAGSIASAQLGVGEMETHVIIPPEPIGIYYYRCEHEFMLKPLFELLRSEDAFGILILDSKAATFAMLKGKRADIIKHISSGVAGKTRAGGQSARRYERLRDMHLNEFFTRVGKHITEIFLNAQNLKGIIVGGPGPTKEDFLKGNYLHYELKDQILTTVDTGYTGRAGVKEVVERSREFIKNVRFYEERKMVQNFLYNVGQETGLATYGEKEILQALKVSNVRTLLLSEGIRRAMLKLKCRECGYIETKITDLDKMGDFEKIGDLTCLRCGNGSYELIEKVDLFEALVKMAEGAKAQIEVISSETEEGEMLFKSFGGIAAILKYRQFA